CACAAGCGCACACACACGGGGTATAAACCATTCAAGTGCCCTTTTCCCGACTGTGACAAGGAGTTTTCTGAAAGCAGCAACCTAAACAAGCACATGCGTGTACACCGCGGCGAAAAGTTGTTTGGATGCACCACCTGCACAAAACGATTCGCGCGCCCCGACCAGCTCGCGCGACACAAAAAAGTACATGAAAGGCAAGACGACACCTTTCTTGTTGAAAAAAGTGCGTCTTCTAATGACGCATACAGTGCTCCTGTAGCAACATGACGATAGGAGATACAGTTATTGTAGCAGTACGAGGGCCATGCGccatcgcgcatcgcgtgTTGCGTGTTGCCATGTGGAGGCTTCTATTCAAACGGCATGGCCAGGGCTCCGTTCCAAGTAGGAGGCCATCGCCATGCcattgcggcgcatggcgaCGGAGAGCGCTGGATAGTAAAGCGGTGCAATACACAAGAGGCCGAATTTTATCAAACGGCATGGCGTGGCGGCGAGGATCGAGtgcatgcatgcatgcaagcgtgcatgccagcgtgcggcggcaTTGCAAACGAGCAAGGTGCATGGTACCTTGGCTGGGAGAGTGATCACGCCGTGGGTACTATCCAGCTTTTCAATGCACCTGCATACGTCGTTCTGCAAAACCTGTTGTATACGTACGTGCACCCCAACGTGTGTGATATCAAGCTCGGCCGTGTTCTGTACGACGAGACGGACCAGCATGTTTGCCCTGCAAAacgcgagcgcatgcagcgcaaagcgcgcgagacaACGAGCGGGACGTTTGGTGTGCGCGTCATTGGATGGTGTGCCTGGGACGGATCCGCGTACCGCAACGTAGCCAAGGCGCCcgggcgcgcggcaaggaccAAAGAcgacatgcgcgcattgttGGCCGAAGCATTCTctcttgcacagcacaGCCCGCAGCGagtcgagcagcttgcgcagcacatcctTCCGCAGCTGATCAAGCTTCGGCAGAACCTTGCACAAGTCCCAGTACtcctgcgcggcgccagtgTCCTGATCGTGACCGAGggcgacgatgcagcaTTGGTGCGCCGCCTCAAGGCATCCAGCGAGGTGTGTTGCGTACGTGTGATCGACTATGCACATTCGCGCTGGTGCCCTGGGCAGGGCGCTGATGTGGGCGTGCAAGAAGGACTCGCAAATTTGATCGAACTATGCACTTCCCTTCTATGAGAGCgacgcagcgagcgctTTCCAGTGCGCCATCTCCTGTTGTGCCTGGGTATCGGAGAAGGGCGCAAACTGCTCGGCTACCCACTCGCACAGTCTGCGTGGCGCGTCGGCATCTTCGCCCGCATGCACCTTCCAGTAGTTCTCCGCGTATTCGCGCACGAGACGCTCGAGTTCCTTGCGCATGCGTACGAGGCTGTGTGAGTCCATGTAAAGTACATACCCCTGCTGTAAACTGCCTTCGATTTCAGCACCATGGAGCTGTAGCACACCGAGATACTTGGTCGCATATGCATCGCACAGCTGCCGCAGCATaagcggcggtgcgccagaCATGCAAAGCAGGTCGATCGGTGCGTCGGTCGTGAACGTCGCGCCCCAGCGCTCGAAAAAtgacgcagcgcgcgcgcccgtcgcgtcgtggcgcttgccgatcgacagcagctggagcgcctcgacctCGTGGTCCAGTGCGTGGGCAATTAGCGCCCATGTATCAAGCACATGCCGCATTAATGCAGACTCGAGTTCTAACAGGAGGCACCTGCGCTCTTTGGCCAGTGCAATaaggcgcgtcgcaagCGTCGCACTGACAAGCAGCATcaggagcggcgcaggatgcACACCAAGCAGTGCGTGTCGGAAATCGTCAAAGTGATACAGGACTGGCTCCATGACTTGGCGCCacgtctcgcgcgcaatgccagCATTggcttccagcgccgcagcttcCGACTCGGACACACAAAGCATCTGCTCGGCAGACAccggcgcgtgcatcctGGTGCCCgagaagaagcgcgcgaggaaaGCGTACTCGGAGCACGCCGTATCGAGAAAGACGAGCGCAAGGGTATGGAATAGGTGCTCTGGTGCGACGCGGAAGCCAGGCTCCTCGCTCATGTACGCAAGAATCGGCGCGTCGGTTGCACTGGGGCGCGCAAACTTGAGCCGCTCCATCGCAAAGCGCTCCTGGTTCGCGCGCCACGCATGTGCGACcaaatgcgcgccatcGGACCACCGGGGTAAGATGCGCttgagcgcacgcacgTACCGCCGGAAAGCCGCATCGTAAtaaatgcgcgcagcattcaCGTACGCAAGCTGGACTTCGGcgcccgcgcgcggcgcatgtgcagcgAGGAATTGATACAGAGGCTGATTGGGGAGCAGCACGGAGGACTGTAGGATCGGCAGCGTGGTGGAAACAGATGTCTTGATGGGCTCGATCAGGCCAAGTAGGTACGGCCGGATCTTGGCTATCGCAGTGCGCTTGCACTGCTCGCCAACCGCAGCAAGTTCGTCGAGCGCGGAGCCTGTGTTTTCGGCAAATTGGGTATGCATCTTTTCGAGGTGCACTtcaagctgctgcacagcatcAAGCCATGCCGACGGGTCCTCGCTCGTGCGCGTAGTATGCACCGTGCGCACAACGCTTGgaggcagcgccgccgcgagcAGCCACTGCGAcagctgcgacgcgcgctgctcctcgtcgcgcactCTGTCCGTTAGCGCTGACGATGTGTTCTGCAGCGACTCGATATGCTCGGATGTGGATTGCAGCTCGTGGTGAAAGCCTTGtagctgcgtgcgcataGAATCGAGCAGTGTACGCGACTGCATAacatcgcgcgccatgctctctaatgtcgcgctgcgtgcatcCCATGTAGCGTCGTCGCGTGTctcaagctgcgcaaccATGTCTTTGCACACGTCCTGCACTGGCCGTTGTGCAGCGAGGgacgccagcgccgcagcgtcgggCACGACGTGGGCCATGGTGGTGTGAATGGAGTCGTGTACCAAATTAAGCGCGGCGCTATGGATGCAGGGGAAACGGGGTATACTACCAAGGGCCGGCAGGCGTCGctacgcgcgcaagagtAGACTCGAGCGCGGTACTGGGTGTCCGGTGTTCAAAGGTACGGTCCAGTTCCATATCGACCGTGGTCTCGTCGCCAGATGTACACTGGGAAACGAGGCGCTggtcgcgcatgcgcgcattggcaCCATGAggcgtttgtgcgccgcttcgtGTATCCCCGTACGGCGTatggcgcgcattgctcgcCACGCGCGGCCGCGCAGTCGCCTGTGCCGTCGCAGCCCGGCGCACGCCTGTGCCGGGCGCTTTAGCGGCGggccgcacgctcggcgggcgctttgcaacgtgcggcgtcgcaggcACATTGGCCGTACGCGATGCACCGAGTCGCTCGCCGTGCGTTGCAGGCTTtgcgtgcagctcgcgtgcattctcttttgcgccgccgagctggTCGCGCAGGTAGTCTACAAAACGCGTTCCGTCCATGAGGAAGGGCATGTTGTGCTCTGTTTCCCAGTCTGGAATGACCCGCAGCAATTCGTGCTCGATCTTGGGTTTCTGGATCTtgacgcgcttgcgcattttttcctcgcgcaagaggcGCCCGGGATCGCCCCGGTTTCCACGGCCCAAAAGACGGGTGGTGTCATGTGCACtctcttccagcgcgcgcgcctcgtcgcaAATCGCGCGGTATTTGCCGATCAATTGGAGCagtggcgcgcgctgctcgagcatctCGTTGAGCCGAGCACACATCTGCtcgtgctgtgcaagcacatGATCCCAGTCGAATCCTGTGGCGgtgcgctcctcgtccgcaGCGGGCAGTGCAAGAAAGTAGGCGGGGAACATGTCGTTGCGTTCGCCGTCGGCCATGAACAGCGCATCCCACAGTTCCCAAATCTGCTCGCGGGTCTTGCTGATGAAGAGCGACATGTGCTGCGACTTGAGCTGGCGCATCTTGTCCAGCTCGTCTTTGTACGCGGCCACGATGGTCAATGTACTGCCGCGGTGGTCCAAGACAAACGCGTCCATCTCCGTTTCCGGCACATCAAAACGCATCCAAAGCTCACACAACTCGTCGTAGTACGTCTGGATGCGCGtttcgcgctgcaccttctcttgctcgagcgatgcgcgtAGCGCTGTGCTctgtgcaagcacgtcgTCGGTGGGTTGAAGGAGCGTGCCCTTGCGCTCGTGGTGTTCTGCAACAAGCGGTGCAGACTGCTGGTCATCGGAAAGTCGTGTAGGCGTGtcttgcatcgcgcttgtGTCGACGAGCGGTGCACGGCGAGGAGTGTCTAGAGGCATGGCAGCATACTCCCCGGTAAACGCCCCGTCTGCGTCGATGACCGGAATCTGTTGCGTATAGTACAAAATAGCAATGTGGAACTCGCTttgggcgcggcacgctgcatcgtccaaTTCCAGGCGCGTGCCTTTCACCGTGACGCTCGGCATCAGGCACAGCTCTGCCCAGAGCTGGAGGATCTCGGATAGCTGGGACTCCATCTCGACTTTCCGGTCTGTATACACACGCTGCACCTCTTGCCAGTGCGCCTCGAGGGTGCGCAGGAATGCGGGActggcgtcgcgcagctgtgcTCCTTCGCCGGGAAGCATGCTCGGCGAAGGAGAAGCGCCACCGGCTCCAGACATGCACGCATTCAGCGTCTCAATCTGTTCAACCACCAAATCGCACTGCTCAAGCTGGGACTTGTAAATGCGGTCCAGGCGCGCTTTTTCTTCCTccaacgctgcgcgctgcgccagcaatGGCACAGCATCGGTTGCATCCAGCGCCAGCGTTTCGCCAGTCGcacggcacaggcgcacaTTCTCGCCCTCAAGCTCGGCACACGCCTCTTCCACGTCGTTCACCTGCGCTTGAACTTGGCGCACCTGCGCATGAATCGCGTCGTGAATGCAGGTTTTCAGCGCGGCTGTTGCTCTGTGAAGCTCTTCGGCAGGGCATCCCAGCCGCgagtgcagctgcgcaagctcctggCTTGATGTGTCAATAAGCGTACTCAGCGTCGACGCATCCATCCTGGACGCAATTACAGGCACAGGTCCTGCCGCTCTGCTCCAGACGTCGCACAAGGGAGAAGGAATGCAAGTTGTTGCTCCTTGCACGTGGCTACGCGACGCGTTAggtcacgtgatatatGTTGCTgttgtcgcgcgccgcttggcgcaccACGCCATGGCTGCGATGGGCGAAGCAGATGGGACGGTCATACATCGGCCCGATGCATCGACCCTGCCCCCCATGCTCCAGCCGCCATGGAAGGCGAGTCCGGGAAAGGGCAAGGATCGATACGCAGCAATGGGCGGAGACATGTTTTCGCCCATGAAACTGCAGCAAATGTTCCATTCAcccggcgcgtcggcgcaAACGGCATTCACCttccgtgcggcgcacccgCAAATCACCTCGTCGACGCCGATAGTGTCGCGGCCAGCGAGCCAGGCCCAACGAACATCGTCCAACAGCGGCCCTCCATCCACACCTGGCGGCCCGCACATCCCTCTGCGCCTGTTCAACTTGCAGTACGAtgcacgcgtgcgcagcggactcgagcagcttgtcgaggaGCACGATGTAGATCTATCGCATGACGCGTCGCAGGTGAGCGAGGCAAGTACGCTGCAGAACATGCATGCGAGCAAACGCCTGCGTGTTGGATCGCTTCGCGAAACCACCCAGCGAATCCCAATGGCCTACAAAGGCGATAAGGAAAATGCGAtggcgacgccgcgcagcaaggaTGCAGTCTCTACACCGCCCATCGATGTTCCGCGCTCTATTCTCAAGAGCGTGCAGACtaaagcgccgcacataCCCAGCCGTGTTGGCcgcacaccgcgctcgcgctctaTTAGCTTTGCGGACCAAAAAGACGTGCACgtcacgccgcgcacggctcGGCTCGAGCATGTGCTTGCTGAGCTCGATGCAATGAACTTGACACGAAGCGCACACGgcacgcctcgcgcgccaaacgacGCCAGCGGAGCGAGTGAGCGCTCGATACTGACCAACGCGTCCttccaagtcgcgcgcgacaagatTGTCGAGCTGCTCACCGACGTCGCGCCATGGGAGCCCGACTGGAAGCATatggcgcgcgtggatctgcgtgcgcgcaagcttgaATCGTGCATCGGCTTGAACGAGTTTTTGCCGAATGTGCGCGAGGTATGGCTCGATTATAATCACGTTGCATTCACTACGGGCCTGCCTTCATCGGTGCGTGTGTTGAGTGCGGTGGAGAACCGCTTGTCGGAGCTCGCGTCTTTTAGCCATCTACAGCAACTCGAAGTGCTCGACATTCGCGGAAACGAACTGCACTCGCTGCAGCCGCTCGCGgacctcgccgcgctcaaagagctgcgtgcggaCCGGAACCAGATcacgacgctgcatggACTCGAGCACCTCACCAACCTGCAGCACCTCAGCGTGGACGAGAACATGCTTGGTGGCGCTCTCGACCTTGGCGCCTTCGATTGGTCTTTGCTCGAGACATTGCGGCTCGGCAGGAACGCCATCACGCACCTCGAACGACTCGATACCCTCGCGCCCTGTCTTCGTGTGCTTGACATGGACGAaaatgcgctcgcgcacttGCACGTCGCCACGATGCATAagctgcacacgctccgtCTTTGCGGCAATGCACGGCTCCGCACGCTGGCGATGGATGCATTCCCACATCTGCGCACATTGTACGCGGATCGCTGCAGCATTGCCCGGCTCGACGCACTGGATACAGcgcatgcattgcagcgcctctCGCTCCGGCAGCAGCATGTAGCgctccacgcgccgctccgcaTTCCCGCGAAATTGCAGCGCCTCTTCCTCTCGGGCAACGCCTTGACGGACCGCGAGATAATTGCGGCGGATGCGCAGTCGCTCCTATACCTGGAGCTCGCCGGATGCCAACTGACTGTCGTCCCTAGCCGCATCCAGCAACAGACGCCCGCACTACGTACGCTCAACCTCGACCACAACCACCTGCAGACTCTGCCCAAGCtcgcggcgtggcgccATCTCAAGCGCCTGAGCTGCGTAGGATGCCAACTGCCCACGCTTGAGACGCTCGTGCACAGCATTCATGGGCTCGAAGAGCTATGCGTGCTCGATACACGGATGAATCCATGCACCTCTGGGCTCTATCCGCCGATGCTGATCCCTGTCCAGCCTGCTGCGGAAGAAGATACGCTTCCCCCTGTGCCGAATCCAGCGATTGTGCAGCCAGACAGGGCCGACGAAGAGGCAAAACGTGCGGATGCAGAGCACAGTGCGGCCAAAGCACTCGCAGACCGGTCCCAATTTCACAAGCGGACCATTCTCCTCCCCCCGGAGCCCCGCGATGCGTTTCACGCGAGGGATACGGCGTTGggcagccgcgccgctgccttgTTTGCGAGTGCAGACAAGCGATTCGTAGCTACTTTGCCGCATACGATcgcgg
This is a stretch of genomic DNA from Malassezia vespertilionis chromosome 1, complete sequence. It encodes these proteins:
- the VPS52 gene encoding Vacuolar protein sorting-associated protein 52 (EggNog:ENOG503NUU5; TransMembrane:1 (o391-410i); COG:U; COG:Z), which gives rise to MAHVVPDAAALASLAAQRPVQDVCKDMVAQLETRDDATWDARSATLESMARDVMQSRTLLDSMRTQLQGFHHELQSTSEHIESLQNTSSALTDRVRDEEQRASQLSQWLLAAALPPSVVRTVHTTRTSEDPSAWLDAVQQLEVHLEKMHTQFAENTGSALDELAAVGEQCKRTAIAKIRPYLLGLIEPIKTSVSTTLPILQSSVLLPNQPLYQFLAAHAPRAGAEVQLAYVNAARIYYDAAFRRYVRALKRILPRWSDGAHLVAHAWRANQERFAMERLKFARPSATDAPILAYMSEEPGFRVAPEHLFHTLALVFLDTACSEYAFLARFFSGTRMHAPVSAEQMLCVSESEAAALEANAGIARETWRQVMEPVLYHFDDFRHALLGVHPAPLLMLLVSATLATRLIALAKERRCLLLELESALMRHVLDTWALIAHALDHEVEALQLLSIGKRHDATGARAASFFERWGATFTTDAPIDLLCMSGAPPLMLRQLCDAYATKYLGVLQLHGAEIEGSLQQGYVLYMDSHSLVRMRKELERLVREYAENYWKVHAGEDADAPRRLCEWVAEQFAPFSDTQAQQEMAHWKALAASLS
- the PKP2_1 gene encoding putative protein kinase YGL059W (COG:D; COG:T; COG:Z; EggNog:ENOG503NVS5; BUSCO:EOG092628LW), whose product is MDASTLSTLIDTSSQELAQLHSRLGCPAEELHRATAALKTCIHDAIHAQVRQVQAQVNDVEEACAELEGENVRLCRATGETLALDATDAVPLLAQRAALEEEKARLDRIYKSQLEQCDLVVEQIETLNACMSGAGGASPSPSMLPGEGAQLRDASPAFLRTLEAHWQEVQRVYTDRKVEMESQLSEILQLWAELCLMPSVTVKGTRLELDDAACRAQSEFHIAILYYTQQIPVIDADGAFTGEYAAMPLDTPRRAPLVDTSAMQDTPTRLSDDQQSAPLVAEHHERKGTLLQPTDDVLAQSTALRASLEQEKVQRETRIQTYYDELCELWMRFDVPETEMDAFVLDHRGSTLTIVAAYKDELDKMRQLKSQHMSLFISKTREQIWELWDALFMADGERNDMFPAYFLALPAADEERTATGFDWDHVLAQHEQMCARLNEMLEQRAPLLQLIGKYRAICDEARALEESAHDTTRLLGRGNRGDPGRLLREEKMRKRVKIQKPKIEHELLRVIPDWETEHNMPFLMDGTRFVDYLRDQLGGAKENARELHAKPATHGERLGASRTANVPATPHVAKRPPSVRPAAKAPGTGVRRAATAQATARPRVASNARHTPYGDTRSGAQTPHGANARMRDQRLVSQCTSGDETTVDMELDRTFEHRTPSTALESTLARVATPAGPW
- a CDS encoding uncharacterized protein (EggNog:ENOG503NXP4; COG:T); this translates as MAAMGEADGTVIHRPDASTLPPMLQPPWKASPGKGKDRYAAMGGDMFSPMKLQQMFHSPGASAQTAFTFRAAHPQITSSTPIVSRPASQAQRTSSNSGPPSTPGGPHIPLRLFNLQYDARVRSGLEQLVEEHDVDLSHDASQVSEASTLQNMHASKRLRVGSLRETTQRIPMAYKGDKENAMATPRSKDAVSTPPIDVPRSILKSVQTKAPHIPSRVGRTPRSRSISFADQKDVHVTPRTARLEHVLAELDAMNLTRSAHGTPRAPNDASGASERSILTNASFQVARDKIVELLTDVAPWEPDWKHMARVDLRARKLESCIGLNEFLPNVREVWLDYNHVAFTTGLPSSVRVLSAVENRLSELASFSHLQQLEVLDIRGNELHSLQPLADLAALKELRADRNQITTLHGLEHLTNLQHLSVDENMLGGALDLGAFDWSLLETLRLGRNAITHLERLDTLAPCLRVLDMDENALAHLHVATMHKLHTLRLCGNARLRTLAMDAFPHLRTLYADRCSIARLDALDTAHALQRLSLRQQHVALHAPLRIPAKLQRLFLSGNALTDREIIAADAQSLLYLELAGCQLTVVPSRIQQQTPALRTLNLDHNHLQTLPKLAAWRHLKRLSCVGCQLPTLETLVHSIHGLEELCVLDTRMNPCTSGLYPPMLIPVQPAAEEDTLPPVPNPAIVQPDRADEEAKRADAEHSAAKALADRSQFHKRTILLPPEPRDAFHARDTALGSRAAALFASADKRFVATLPHTIAAKRVLYRGLCGMACDTLTWLDGLELTDTEVEHAADVLRRADLY